Sequence from the Phragmites australis chromosome 11, lpPhrAust1.1, whole genome shotgun sequence genome:
GAAAATGATATCTCTCACCTTTCATAGTTCATATATTAGATTACGTCACTTGTTTGATCTAGATCACTTTTTTACTTTTCGCAGTTTATAATGCAAGGTTTTGATCATGGTCCTTCATTATAATGTACATGTAAAGATAATACAATGACACATTAATAAAAGCATTCCAAAGATAAATTTAATGGCACTATTTTCATGTGATGAGTTTATATACTTCTTTCATATGAATGGTCAAATATTTTAAAGAACTTGAGTGCATGGATCCATGGCCACCTATATAGTGACAGAGGCAGTACTAAGtatcattttcttttatcttttcAGGGCGAGTGGCAAGCATTCAGTGGAAATAGTTTGGAACAGAGAGACATCATTTTCACTGCAAAAGTAATATCTGCTTCTTCAAGTCAAAAGGAGGTACATGTATTCATCCCACCAAGAAGCACTTTTGAAGATCCAAAACCAAGCTACAGGCTCATAGGAAGTACATTCCGAAGGGCGTGCACAATAATAAAGGGGAACTCCATTGTTGTTCAGGTAATTTGTGGTTTAGCaagatttttttctttaggGAATGCATTAGCAAGATTCGATAGTGATCTTTgttgagggtttttttttttggcagtaACTCATTGTTTcatgttaaagtatttttttttgtacAAGTTTAGTTTTGAACCATTTTGTTCTATCAGGCTATCACTAAAACTGTAAATTGTCTCTTTGTGCAGACAAATCTCCTGTATAAGCTCAAGAAGGCTATCTATTCACGGCGTAAGTTTAGAGTGACCATTTACCCAGGAAATGATAACATCCTCATCATGTCAATGATTATTACCTTCTTTATACAAAATTGACAGAAGAGATGGATGCCACTGTGGTTTCAGAAAACTGATGACTAATTCTGTCAACCCTATATCATGTATATTTTCTAATTCTGGATGCTTCCTTCATTTTTTCTGTCACTCACCAGTTGCTCTTATTAAACCCACTGCGTTTGTAAACATTCTAAGTGTGTGTGGTTTTCTGTTTCTGTTTGTGTAGACATATGTCCATGTTATAACGATGCAGCACTTTGACCATTTTCTTTCACACATCTACCAACATCAAATGACTAATTTAGTATGAAACCCCAGCTTTACCTGGTGACAAGAATAATAGTCTCTGTTATACAGCATCCGTTCCGTAGTCCATTACTACAGCCATTTTCAATGCACTGGTCAATTTTATACGCCTTCTTAAGTTTGAAGAATGATGCTTGGAACAAAAGTTTTATTGTTTAGTTGTTATGTTTCTTCATATAGTCAGAGAGCAAGCATGTCCAAAGCTT
This genomic interval carries:
- the LOC133885348 gene encoding protein LURP-one-related 7-like — protein: MERLAPCAPPPPQPPLVPVARAVVPVDFTVVKKGPEMAMHDATGRLAFRVAAAAGGGHGGGRALLDAVGGTLVTVRSRSEGEWQAFSGNSLEQRDIIFTAKVISASSSQKEVHVFIPPRSTFEDPKPSYRLIGSTFRRACTIIKGNSIVVQTNLLYKLKKAIYSRRKFRVTIYPGNDNILIMSMIITFFIQN